Within the Phaseolus vulgaris cultivar G19833 chromosome 9, P. vulgaris v2.0, whole genome shotgun sequence genome, the region CATTTGTAACATTTCCCAGAACAGGAGATTAGCAATGACTATTAAGGAACAAACAGTTAAATTTTGACTACATTCTTTTATTGCTATGCACTTTTAACTATCAGCGTATCATGTTTGTTCTTTTTCACTTCATACATTCATGTCTCATTACAAAATTGAAATGGAAAGAGGGATCATACCCTTTTACATTGGAAACATCTGAGGGGTTGCTGGAGGAACCTTCACCACGGTGGATACCACTGGAGTTTGGAGCAGACACATTGGGGATAAACTGTGTTAAAAGTGGATCAGGCACTACTTCAGCTTTGCTTCCACTGGCAGGAAATTTCATGTCAACCACTGTTTCCTCAACTGTGAAATTGAACACTGAATAATTTATGGTTTGAAAGGGATCTGCATGATGAGTAAGCTATTTCTGGCACAAGAACTCCATTTAAAAAGACATAAAAGGAAAAATTAAACTATAACAGAGCAATAGAAAAAATTCATGAGCTATGCTACAAATGCACAGAGCTaacaaaaatacataatttCTGTGACACATCCAAAATTTCAAGTGTCAAAGGCACTCGTGCACAATGGAAACTGTAGAATCAGCCTTTTCATTACTTTTGGTATGCCACTATTATGAAacaataaagagaagaaaaaatttGCAAATTCACCTTTATCAAATTCAGGACCATCTGCTTCGGCTTGGTCATGATTTTCCTCCCCAATACCATATCTAAGAAATCCCCAAGTTCCATTGTTTCCCTGCCCCAGTTCATGAGACTGAACTCCTTGTTTGATGCTGCTCAATTCCAACTGCAGCTTCTCCAGGTTTCTTCTTGAGGCAAGACCTTGAGACTGTTGCTTTGGCATATTCCTCTCCATTGTCCAAAAAAACTTTGTTTGCTGTTGCTTTCAAGGGTTAGGAAATGGTATTTATATACAAAATGGTCGCAAACTGAGTAAAGCATAAAAGAAGCATAAATGGAAAGTTTAGTAGAATCTGGGGTACTTTTTCAAACTTTCCATATACAGAACCTGAGAATCATTACATTGCTGATTAAATttggaaaataattttgaacatTGTTGAAGACTGACTAAATCTTTACTGTACCATACATCAAACACGAGAAATGCATAAAATCCAAACGAAACAGTTACATGCATTTTGTTTAGATAGAATATGGTCAATGGTCAATTCCAAAATAAACAttcaaaacaacaaaaaatctAAAACTTGACCATTGACTAACATTAAACATTGCTCACTGAGCCAACCCAAGTCAATCATGGCAAAAGGGGATTTTGTCTTTTACTCATTTTTTTCTACTTTCAAATGGAAACAAACTCAGAAGAGGACATGCTTTCTCTTCAATTTCAGCTTTTTCTTGCTCCTTTCTTTCCCTTCTTAAACTCTCAACTTTCATTTCTGACAGAAAAAGATTGGCTGTTCATCACTCACATGCCACTTTGCCCCTTATTGCCAACACGTGTTGCCAAATCAAACCACGTTTACAAAAAACTTTTCTCTGTAATAAATTACGATAATTACAATAATCAATTACTATTATgtattttcaattatattttagttaaatttatttaacccCATTTCCTCTACTTGTATGTCAACAACCATTCAACTCCAAGTACATTTATTTAGAGCGGATGGTATTCTAAAGTATATGTACACTTTATTTTAACACATcttattttcatgaaatttgttttaattgggataaagttttaaataaaataatttgtttcaaATACTTTggtcttaattatattttagtctctaaactTTAGTTAAATTCAGTTATAGATCTCCAATTCTTTTATATTTCgtgaacatttttatttttcaattttaagaaGCTAAAGTggtttttgttaaaatttggGAACCAAAATTGAATCAATCcaaattttagagattaaaaatttaattaagcaTTTTTATTGACAAAGTAATTTGGTACTAAAATCAGTTTACTCTTGatgcaaaaaataatttttttttattttaatcaaataCTTTTCTAAAGTGGACTgaatttcaaataataattataattattgtcatgattcttgaaaaatatagtttttttctttattaattaaaattataagctagagcctttaaaaaaattacggAGTGAAACTGAATGGAGTAAATTATGTTGTAataaaagagaaagaaacaGTGCAATGCTTGTATTTTAGGAGAAAAtgcataatttattttctatttaccATAAGAGAGGAATTTAAATTCTATACTTCTGTCTGtctataattttcattttatgtttactgttttttagcgtttttttatttattgttaattataataatgaatCAATCAATGGATATCAGATGTTTTGAACATTTACCTGTGTAGCAAATATTTATTATGCTAATTTTATTCCTctatctattattttttttaagttatttttcagactttaatttgttttattttatttttacttatgaGGAATTTCAAATCTAATTAATAATCTTATTTTATGCTATATGtctaactaaaatattttaaatcaataaaaattttaacCAAAAACCATAAGAttggtaaaagaaaaaaatatatatattgaagGCATATAATAATGATGTTTGTTACTTCAAAGATTCTCAATTCATCACTTAAGCAATTGACATCTCTTAAATTGTAGAGCAAATTACAAACTCAAATTACCAATTAAGAAGGGTGAAATTGGTTTAAAAAAAAGGACTTCAAATCTCTTCTTAAAAACTTTGATACATagggtaaaaataaataataaataatgagaATAGTTTCAGTGTATAAAAGGAAATTGGGATAATATTCTCAAGATTATAAAAACACATATTTTTATACTAGTTGAGTTCCAAATATGTCTAGCCTAGTACCTTAGTTAGATTATTCCACTAAATTCTTGaattatttagttaaaaaaaacatttttgcaATTAATACAAGAAAATTCACAATCCTTCTTAATGTCATCAACAAGATAAAGTTAACTACTATTTATCTTGAAGAAAATGAGTTAGCGAACACCCATCAAAGGACATCTCTATACTAGAACCACTAGAACATCTCATCTCTCAATTCCACACTCACTTAGTAGTCACACTCACAATTATTGtaaattaatctttaatttCTATTATCCTCATCACTTCCAAGCCTTTAATTCAATACCTAACCTAATGCCTATCTAGGGTTAAGGGGTCTCTCTGATCATTGGGTCATAAATAATAAGTGAATAGGTTTCCAACCCAAGTTCCATGATGAACTTCCCCTTTTctcattgaagaaaaaaataataagtgcTTAAATTAGTAGTTTTAGATGGTATCTTGAATAGGTttctcaatatatatatatatatatatatatgaacaaAATAAGGTTGTGTATTGGTTTGAGTAACTTTTCAGGATGAATAAAATTTCTTTGACAGtataatagtaaaaaataattcttttataacttttttttagaataaaatgttatattataataaaataataagttttttataTCAAGTGGTGTTAAGTTATCATTTAAGAAGTAGAAGCATATTGGCGCATTTTGCTTGTGTTTGTAGCAAGATATTTTTATTAGTGAAAATTCAAACAGTATATAACAACCAAAAATCcaatattttaaacattcatGAAAAACCAAACATAAGTACCTTATCCACATAACGTTCAAATGTCATCAAAATTACCATAAAGCCTTAAACTAA harbors:
- the LOC137821585 gene encoding uncharacterized protein, with amino-acid sequence MERNMPKQQSQGLASRRNLEKLQLELSSIKQGVQSHELGQGNNGTWGFLRYGIGEENHDQAEADGPEFDKVEETVVDMKFPASGSKAEVVPDPLLTQFIPNVSAPNSSGIHRGEGSSSNPSDVSNVKGIEEELQRAHEEENQMNFDSLRLGLDEMEKKIQHDDD